From the Bacilli bacterium PM5-9 genome, one window contains:
- a CDS encoding 3-hydroxybutyryl-CoA dehydratase (product_source=KO:K17865; cath_funfam=3.10.129.10; cog=COG2030; ko=KO:K17865; pfam=PF01575; superfamily=54637; transmembrane_helix_parts=Inside_1_57,TMhelix_58_80,Outside_81_139) → MSYTIDMIEMGQKATFTKTVSESDVYLFAGVSGDLNPAHTNEEYCKDTMFKTRIAHGMLSASFISTVFGMTLPGPGTIFLENNCKFRKPVFINDTITAEVEVSEIINEKNIVKFMTRCFNQNGDIVIEGTATLMPPKKG, encoded by the coding sequence ATGTCGTATACAATTGATATGATTGAAATGGGGCAAAAGGCAACTTTTACTAAAACAGTAAGCGAAAGTGATGTTTATCTTTTTGCTGGAGTATCTGGGGATTTGAATCCAGCACACACTAATGAGGAATATTGTAAAGACACAATGTTCAAGACAAGAATAGCACATGGAATGCTAAGTGCATCATTTATTTCAACTGTGTTTGGAATGACTTTGCCAGGACCAGGAACAATTTTTTTAGAAAATAATTGCAAGTTTAGAAAACCAGTATTTATTAATGATACAATTACTGCTGAAGTTGAGGTAAGTGAAATTATTAATGAAAAAAATATTGTTAAGTTTATGACAAGATGTTTTAATCAAAACGGTGATATTGTTATTGAAGGGACGGCTACGCTAATGCCGCCAAAGAAAGGGTAG
- a CDS encoding butyryl-CoA dehydrogenase (product_source=KO:K00248; cath_funfam=1.10.540.10,1.20.140.10,2.40.110.10; cog=COG1960; ko=KO:K00248; pfam=PF00441,PF02770,PF02771; superfamily=47203,56645): MDFKLTKQQELFLDLFENFSQNEVKPLAAEVDEEERFPVETVELLKKYGFMGIPFPKEYGGAGASDVEYAMAVETLSKYCATTGVIVSAHTSLCANPIYMFGTEEQKQKFLVPLAKGEKIGAFGLTEPNAGTDAGGQQTTAVLDGDEYVLNGSKIFITNGGYADIYIIIAMTDKSKGTRGISAFIVEADNPGFSIGKKELKLGIRGSSTTELIMKDCRIPKDQLLGKVGQGFKVAMQTLDGGRIGIAAQGLGIAQGAIDETVAYVKERKQFNRPISAFQNTQFQLADMQTKTDAARLLVYRAASCKAQKLPYSNEAAMAKLFASETAMEVTTKAVQLFGGYGYTREYPVERMMRDAKITEIYEGTSEVQRMVISAHLLNK, encoded by the coding sequence ATGGATTTTAAATTAACTAAACAACAAGAATTATTTTTAGATTTATTTGAAAATTTTTCACAAAATGAAGTTAAACCTTTAGCTGCTGAAGTCGATGAAGAAGAAAGATTTCCAGTTGAAACAGTAGAATTATTAAAAAAATATGGATTTATGGGAATTCCATTTCCAAAAGAATATGGTGGAGCGGGAGCAAGCGATGTAGAATATGCAATGGCAGTAGAAACATTATCTAAATATTGTGCTACTACAGGTGTTATCGTTTCAGCACATACTTCACTATGTGCAAATCCAATATATATGTTTGGAACAGAAGAGCAAAAGCAAAAATTCCTTGTGCCTTTAGCAAAAGGTGAAAAAATTGGTGCTTTTGGATTAACAGAGCCAAATGCTGGAACTGATGCTGGTGGACAACAAACAACAGCAGTTTTAGATGGTGATGAATATGTATTAAATGGTTCAAAAATATTTATTACAAATGGTGGATATGCTGATATTTATATCATCATTGCAATGACTGATAAATCAAAAGGAACTCGTGGAATCTCTGCATTTATTGTTGAAGCTGACAATCCAGGATTTTCAATTGGTAAAAAAGAATTGAAATTAGGAATTAGAGGATCTTCTACAACTGAATTAATTATGAAAGATTGCCGTATTCCAAAAGATCAATTACTAGGAAAAGTTGGACAAGGATTTAAAGTAGCAATGCAAACACTTGATGGTGGTCGTATTGGTATTGCAGCTCAAGGGTTAGGTATTGCTCAAGGTGCTATTGATGAAACAGTTGCTTATGTTAAAGAACGTAAACAATTTAATCGTCCAATAAGTGCATTCCAAAATACTCAATTCCAATTAGCTGATATGCAAACAAAAACTGATGCAGCAAGATTATTAGTTTATCGTGCAGCAAGTTGTAAAGCTCAAAAATTACCATATTCAAATGAAGCAGCTATGGCAAAATTATTTGCTTCAGAAACTGCTATGGAAGTAACTACTAAAGCAGTTCAATTATTTGGTGGTTATGGTTATACAAGAGAGTATCCAGTTGAAAGAATGATGAGAGATGCAAAAATTACAGAAATCTATGAAGGAACTTCAGAGGTTCAAAGAATGGTAATTTCAGCACATCTTTTAAATAAGTAG
- a CDS encoding electron transfer flavoprotein beta subunit (product_source=KO:K03521; cath_funfam=3.40.50.620; cog=COG2086; ko=KO:K03521; pfam=PF01012; smart=SM00893; superfamily=52402) has translation MNIVVLIKQVPDTTEIKVNFETGTLIRDGVKSIMNPDDRAGLEEALKIKDASGAHVTVVTMGPPQADSMLREALAMGADEAILVSDGRFAGADTWATSSTIAGVLNKLDFDLIIAGRQAIDGDTAQVGPQTAEKLNIPHITYVEEVVEYTEKDITVHRQYEDGYHVIKAEFPCLLTTLTEMNKPRYMSTNGIVDAFEKEVKVWTLDDIEVDVANIGLKGSPTKVRKTFTKEATEKADLFEGTAQEAAALITKELASRNLI, from the coding sequence ATGAACATAGTTGTATTAATTAAACAAGTACCTGACACAACTGAGATTAAAGTAAACTTTGAAACAGGAACTTTAATTCGTGATGGGGTAAAAAGTATAATGAATCCAGATGATAGAGCTGGATTAGAAGAAGCATTAAAAATCAAAGATGCTAGTGGAGCACATGTTACAGTTGTAACTATGGGTCCTCCTCAAGCGGATAGTATGTTAAGAGAAGCTTTAGCAATGGGTGCTGATGAAGCAATTTTAGTAAGTGATGGTCGTTTTGCTGGAGCGGATACTTGGGCAACATCTTCAACAATTGCCGGAGTATTAAACAAACTTGATTTTGATTTAATTATTGCAGGACGTCAAGCAATTGATGGTGATACAGCACAAGTAGGTCCACAAACTGCTGAAAAACTAAATATTCCTCATATTACTTATGTTGAAGAAGTGGTTGAATATACTGAAAAAGACATTACAGTTCATCGTCAATATGAAGATGGTTATCATGTTATTAAAGCTGAATTCCCATGCTTATTAACAACATTAACTGAGATGAATAAACCTCGCTATATGAGTACAAATGGAATTGTTGATGCTTTTGAAAAAGAAGTAAAAGTTTGGACATTAGATGATATCGAAGTTGATGTTGCAAACATTGGTTTAAAAGGATCACCAACAAAAGTTAGAAAAACATTTACAAAAGAAGCTACTGAAAAAGCTGATTTATTTGAAGGTACTGCTCAAGAAGCAGCAGCTTTAATTACAAAAGAATTAGCTAGTAGAAATTTAATATAG
- a CDS encoding electron transfer flavoprotein alpha subunit (product_source=KO:K03522; cath_funfam=3.40.50.1220,3.40.50.620; cog=COG2025; ko=KO:K03522; pfam=PF00766,PF01012; smart=SM00893; superfamily=52402): MYDIDLARDYFVFIEQRDGKIMDVAYELIGEATRLVKRTDGYKVVGLLLGHNVDNLAKEAIAYGCDKVIVVDDELLKVYVPEAYTKAVAGIIQEYKPDGMFIGATSLGRDLGPRVAARCKTGLTADATVIEVDPEDEGTKLLWVTRPAFGGNLFGTIICPDHRPQMATIRPGVLVKNEKDESRQGEIVKFDAKLDKNDINVDILDIVKKVAEGVDITKAEIVISGGRGVGGPEGFELLEKVAKSIDGVVAGSRASVDAGWIEKAKQVGQTGKTIRPLVYIACGISGAVQHTAGMDKADFIIAINKDKYAPIFDVAHVGIVGDLFEVLPELEKQFLEIK; encoded by the coding sequence ATGTATGATATTGATTTAGCAAGAGATTACTTTGTCTTCATTGAACAAAGAGATGGAAAAATCATGGATGTTGCTTATGAATTAATTGGTGAAGCAACAAGATTAGTAAAAAGAACAGACGGTTATAAAGTTGTAGGTCTTTTATTAGGGCACAATGTAGATAATCTAGCAAAAGAAGCAATCGCATATGGTTGTGATAAAGTTATCGTTGTTGATGATGAATTATTAAAAGTGTATGTTCCAGAAGCATATACAAAAGCTGTTGCTGGAATTATTCAAGAATATAAACCAGATGGAATGTTCATTGGAGCAACAAGTTTAGGTCGTGATTTAGGACCAAGAGTTGCTGCAAGATGTAAAACAGGTTTAACGGCAGATGCTACTGTAATTGAAGTTGATCCAGAAGATGAAGGAACAAAATTATTGTGGGTAACTCGTCCAGCATTTGGTGGTAACTTATTCGGAACAATTATTTGTCCTGATCATCGTCCACAAATGGCGACAATTAGACCTGGTGTATTAGTGAAAAACGAAAAAGATGAATCGCGTCAAGGAGAAATCGTAAAATTTGATGCAAAATTAGATAAAAATGACATTAATGTAGATATCTTAGATATAGTTAAGAAAGTTGCTGAAGGTGTTGATATCACAAAAGCTGAGATTGTTATTTCTGGTGGACGTGGTGTTGGTGGACCTGAAGGTTTTGAACTATTAGAAAAAGTTGCTAAAAGTATTGATGGAGTAGTTGCTGGAAGCCGTGCATCTGTAGATGCTGGTTGGATTGAAAAAGCAAAACAAGTTGGTCAAACAGGTAAAACAATTCGTCCTCTTGTATATATTGCTTGTGGAATCTCAGGGGCTGTTCAACATACTGCTGGTATGGATAAAGCAGACTTCATCATTGCAATAAACAAAGATAAATATGCACCAATTTTCGATGTTGCACATGTTGGAATTGTTGGAGATTTATTTGAAGTTTTACCAGAGTTAGAGAAACAGTTTTTAGAAATAAAATAG
- a CDS encoding 3-aminobutyryl-CoA ammonia-lyase (product_source=KO:K18014; cath_funfam=3.10.129.10; cog=COG1607; ko=KO:K18014; superfamily=54637) has protein sequence MKKIESLIRLRMSSHDAHYGGNLVDGARMLGLFGDVATELLIKRDGDEGLFVAYKDVEFTAPVYAGDYIEAYGYIEKEGNTSRTMTFEARKVIQPRTDINDSAAEFLEEPIVVCKATGVCLVPKEKKRYE, from the coding sequence ATGAAAAAAATTGAATCATTAATTAGACTAAGAATGTCAAGCCATGATGCACACTATGGTGGAAACCTTGTAGATGGTGCAAGAATGTTGGGATTATTTGGAGATGTAGCAACTGAGCTTTTAATCAAAAGAGATGGAGATGAAGGGCTATTTGTAGCATATAAAGATGTTGAATTTACTGCTCCAGTTTATGCAGGAGATTACATTGAAGCTTATGGATATATTGAAAAAGAAGGAAATACTTCTCGTACAATGACTTTTGAAGCACGTAAAGTAATTCAACCAAGAACTGATATTAATGATAGTGCAGCTGAGTTTTTAGAAGAGCCAATTGTTGTTTGTAAAGCAACAGGTGTATGTTTAGTGCCAAAGGAGAAAAAACGTTATGAGTAA
- a CDS encoding 3-keto-5-aminohexanoate cleavage enzyme (product_source=KO:K18013; cath_funfam=3.20.20.70; cog=COG3246; ko=KO:K18013; pfam=PF05853; superfamily=51395), whose protein sequence is MSKLIITAAICGAEVTKEHNPATPYTVAEIAAEAKAAHEAGAAIIHLHVREDDGTPTQSKARYEECMKAIKEVCPNVIVQPSTGGAVGMSSEERLQPVTLNPEMATLDCGTCNFGGDEIFENTENMIIEFAAKMAEHGVKPECEVFDKGMIDMALRLQKKGLIKDENLHFDFVMGVNGGISATPRDLLFMVESIPSNSTWTAAGIGRHEFPLAAMTIVMGGHVRVGFEDNVYLEKGVLAKSNAELVNKVVQLAKLLGREVATSDEAREILGLK, encoded by the coding sequence ATGAGTAAATTAATTATTACTGCTGCAATATGTGGTGCTGAAGTAACAAAAGAACATAATCCAGCAACTCCATACACAGTAGCTGAAATAGCTGCTGAAGCAAAAGCTGCTCATGAAGCTGGTGCTGCGATTATTCATTTACATGTTAGAGAAGATGATGGAACTCCAACACAAAGTAAAGCACGTTATGAAGAATGTATGAAAGCAATTAAAGAAGTATGTCCAAATGTTATTGTGCAACCTTCAACAGGTGGTGCTGTTGGAATGTCTAGTGAAGAGAGATTACAACCAGTTACTTTAAACCCAGAAATGGCAACACTTGATTGTGGAACATGTAACTTTGGTGGTGATGAAATCTTTGAAAACACTGAAAATATGATTATTGAATTTGCTGCTAAAATGGCAGAACATGGTGTTAAACCAGAATGTGAAGTTTTTGATAAAGGTATGATTGATATGGCTTTAAGACTTCAGAAAAAAGGTTTAATTAAAGATGAAAACCTACATTTTGACTTTGTAATGGGTGTAAATGGTGGAATTAGTGCAACACCACGTGACTTATTATTTATGGTTGAATCTATTCCAAGCAATAGTACTTGGACAGCTGCTGGAATTGGACGTCATGAATTCCCGCTTGCTGCAATGACTATTGTAATGGGTGGACATGTAAGAGTTGGATTTGAAGATAATGTTTATCTTGAAAAAGGAGTATTAGCTAAATCAAATGCAGAGCTTGTTAACAAAGTTGTTCAACTTGCTAAATTATTAGGAAGAGAAGTAGCAACTTCAGATGAAGCAAGAGAAATTTTGGGGTTGAAATAA
- a CDS encoding acetate CoA/acetoacetate CoA-transferase alpha subunit (product_source=KO:K01034; cath_funfam=3.40.1080.10; cog=COG1788; ko=KO:K01034; pfam=PF01144; smart=SM00882; superfamily=100950; tigrfam=TIGR02429), translating to MKTKVVSKESLKDHLHDGMSIMVGGFMACGTPETIVDMIIESGIKDLTMYCNDAGFPDRGIGRIIAKGQCKKLYTSHIGLNPEAQAMMNDGRMEIVLVPQGTLAEQIRAGGSGLGGVLTPTGLGTLVEEGKQVLEIKGKKYLLEEAFKADLSIVKANVADTVGNSRLLGTTLNFNPLMALAGEKVMVEADEIVEHINQDDVTIPHVVVDYVIKEEH from the coding sequence ATGAAAACAAAAGTTGTAAGCAAGGAATCATTAAAAGATCATCTTCATGATGGCATGAGTATTATGGTTGGTGGATTCATGGCATGTGGAACACCAGAAACGATTGTTGATATGATTATTGAATCTGGTATTAAGGATTTAACAATGTATTGTAATGATGCAGGGTTTCCTGATCGCGGGATTGGTCGTATAATTGCTAAGGGTCAATGTAAAAAATTATACACATCTCATATTGGTTTAAATCCAGAAGCTCAAGCAATGATGAATGATGGAAGAATGGAAATTGTTTTAGTACCACAAGGAACTTTAGCTGAGCAAATTAGAGCTGGTGGAAGTGGACTTGGTGGTGTTTTAACACCAACAGGATTAGGTACTTTAGTTGAAGAAGGAAAACAAGTTTTAGAGATAAAAGGGAAAAAATACCTTTTAGAAGAAGCTTTTAAAGCAGATTTATCAATTGTAAAAGCAAATGTTGCTGATACAGTTGGGAATTCAAGATTATTAGGAACAACACTTAATTTTAATCCACTAATGGCATTAGCTGGTGAAAAAGTTATGGTTGAAGCAGATGAAATAGTAGAGCACATTAATCAAGATGATGTTACTATTCCACATGTTGTTGTTGATTATGTAATTAAGGAGGAACATTAA
- a CDS encoding acetate CoA/acetoacetate CoA-transferase beta subunit (product_source=KO:K01035; cath_funfam=3.40.1080.10; cog=COG2057; ko=KO:K01035; pfam=PF01144; smart=SM00882; superfamily=100950; tigrfam=TIGR02428) → MDVKEKIVKRVAQELQDGQLVNLGIGMPTLVANYLPEDVSVVLQSENGMVGLIGLDGKEPDLNITNAGGQYVDVDEYGAFFDSSYSFALIRGGHVDATVLGTLEVDQEGNIANYMIPGKLVPGMGGAMDLVTGAKRVIVSTTHTSKGAPKILKKCTLPITGCKSADMIVTELAVFEVKDNYLLLTEVAEESSVEEVLELTEADVKLAEDIKRF, encoded by the coding sequence ATGGATGTAAAAGAAAAAATCGTTAAGCGTGTTGCTCAAGAGTTACAAGATGGTCAATTAGTTAATCTAGGAATTGGGATGCCAACATTAGTTGCTAATTATCTTCCTGAGGATGTTAGTGTTGTTTTACAATCAGAAAATGGTATGGTTGGATTAATTGGTTTAGATGGTAAAGAGCCTGACTTAAATATTACTAATGCTGGTGGGCAATATGTTGATGTTGATGAGTATGGTGCTTTCTTTGATAGCAGTTATTCATTTGCCTTAATTAGAGGTGGACATGTTGATGCAACAGTATTAGGAACTTTAGAAGTTGACCAAGAAGGAAATATTGCTAACTACATGATTCCAGGAAAATTAGTTCCAGGAATGGGTGGAGCAATGGATTTAGTTACTGGTGCAAAGAGAGTAATTGTATCAACTACTCATACTTCAAAAGGTGCTCCAAAAATTCTAAAAAAATGTACATTACCAATTACTGGATGTAAAAGTGCTGATATGATAGTTACAGAATTAGCAGTATTTGAAGTAAAAGATAATTATTTATTGCTAACAGAAGTAGCTGAAGAATCAAGTGTTGAAGAAGTATTAGAATTGACAGAAGCTGATGTTAAATTAGCTGAAGATATTAAAAGATTTTAA
- a CDS encoding L-erythro-3,5-diaminohexanoate dehydrogenase (product_source=KO:K18012; cath_funfam=3.40.50.720; cog=COG0604; ko=KO:K18012; superfamily=51735), which produces MKQGNKYGTHRVIEPKGVLPQPAAKVDNDMNIYDNEILIDVLALNIDSASFTQIADEQGHDEAKIGNRIMEIVAEKGKQQNPVTGSGGMLIGIIKEIGPALEGKTDLKVGDKIATLVSLSLTPLKIEKIKKIHMDIDRVEIEGQAILFESGIYAVLPSDMSETLALAALDVAGAPAQAQKLATKGQSVLILGAAGKSGVMCCYEAKKSVGAEGKVIGFINLESDREMLEKTGFCDHVIVGDATNAIEVLDKVKEATGGEEVDVCINCVNVMNTEMASILPVKDGGIVYFFSMATSFTKAALGAEGVGKDVTMIIGNGYTKNHAKITLDALRESKVLRDIFEEKYL; this is translated from the coding sequence ATGAAACAAGGAAACAAGTATGGAACACACCGTGTAATTGAACCAAAAGGTGTATTACCACAACCAGCTGCAAAAGTTGATAATGACATGAACATTTATGACAATGAAATTTTAATTGATGTTCTTGCACTTAATATTGACTCTGCATCATTCACTCAAATTGCTGATGAACAAGGGCATGATGAGGCAAAAATCGGAAACAGAATTATGGAAATTGTTGCTGAAAAAGGTAAACAACAAAACCCAGTTACTGGCTCAGGTGGAATGTTAATCGGTATTATTAAAGAAATTGGACCTGCATTAGAAGGAAAAACTGATTTAAAAGTTGGAGATAAAATTGCAACATTAGTTTCTTTATCTTTAACACCATTAAAAATTGAGAAAATCAAAAAAATCCATATGGATATTGATCGTGTTGAAATTGAAGGACAAGCTATTTTATTTGAATCAGGAATTTATGCAGTATTACCAAGTGATATGAGCGAAACATTAGCATTAGCTGCACTTGATGTTGCTGGAGCGCCAGCTCAAGCACAAAAACTTGCTACTAAAGGACAAAGCGTTTTAATTTTAGGAGCTGCAGGTAAAAGTGGTGTTATGTGTTGCTATGAAGCTAAAAAATCTGTTGGAGCAGAAGGAAAAGTTATTGGATTCATTAATTTAGAATCAGATCGTGAAATGTTAGAAAAAACAGGATTCTGCGATCACGTAATTGTTGGAGATGCAACAAATGCAATCGAAGTATTAGATAAAGTTAAAGAAGCAACTGGTGGAGAAGAAGTAGATGTATGTATTAACTGTGTTAACGTTATGAATACTGAAATGGCTTCAATTTTACCAGTAAAAGATGGAGGAATTGTTTACTTCTTCTCAATGGCTACTAGCTTTACAAAAGCAGCTTTAGGGGCTGAAGGTGTTGGTAAAGATGTAACTATGATAATTGGTAATGGTTATACAAAAAATCATGCGAAAATTACATTAGATGCATTAAGAGAATCAAAAGTATTAAGAGATATTTTTGAAGAAAAATATTTATAA
- a CDS encoding lysine 2,3-aminomutase (product_source=KO:K01843; cath_funfam=3.20.20.70; cog=COG1509; ko=KO:K01843; pfam=PF04055,PF12544,PF13353; superfamily=102114; tigrfam=TIGR03820), with product MNTYSRRKELYPNVTDEQWNDWKWQVQNRIETVEQLEQYVDLTPEELEGAKKTLESLRMAITPYYISLINPSDPHDPVRKQAVPLSKELHVSEADLDDPLHEDVDSPTPGLTHRYPDRALLLVTDQCSMYCRHCTRRRFAGQNDSELPMTQIDKAIEYIKNTPVIRDVVLSGGDALLINDEVLESILKRLSEIDHVEIVRIGSRVPVVLPQRITPKLCEILKKYQPVWFNTHFNHPHEITPESKKACDMIADAGCPIGNQSVLLAGVNDSVHIMRKLVNDLVKIRVRPYYIYQCDLSNGLEHFRTPVSKGIEIIEGLRGHTSGLCVPTFVVDAPGGGGKIPVMPQYIISQAPGKVVLRNYEGVITTYYEPTNYEPTPISGEVKTHKVGVAGLLNGEEATIEPVGLERNERHDH from the coding sequence ATGAATACTTACAGTAGAAGAAAAGAATTATATCCAAACGTAACTGACGAGCAATGGAACGATTGGAAATGGCAAGTACAAAACCGTATTGAAACAGTAGAACAATTAGAACAATATGTAGATTTAACTCCAGAAGAATTAGAAGGTGCTAAAAAAACACTTGAATCATTAAGAATGGCAATTACACCTTATTATATTTCTTTAATTAACCCAAGTGATCCACATGATCCAGTTCGTAAACAAGCTGTACCATTATCAAAAGAATTACATGTTTCTGAAGCAGATTTAGATGATCCACTTCATGAAGATGTTGATAGTCCAACTCCAGGATTAACTCATCGTTATCCAGACCGTGCTTTATTATTAGTAACTGACCAATGCTCTATGTATTGTCGTCATTGTACAAGAAGAAGATTTGCTGGTCAAAACGATAGTGAATTACCAATGACTCAAATTGATAAAGCAATTGAGTATATTAAAAATACACCTGTAATTAGAGATGTTGTTTTATCAGGTGGAGATGCTTTATTAATTAATGATGAAGTTTTAGAATCAATCTTAAAAAGATTAAGCGAAATTGATCACGTTGAAATCGTTCGTATTGGATCAAGAGTACCTGTTGTATTACCACAAAGAATCACACCAAAATTATGTGAAATCTTGAAAAAATATCAACCAGTTTGGTTTAATACACACTTTAATCATCCACATGAAATTACTCCAGAAAGTAAAAAAGCATGTGATATGATTGCTGATGCTGGATGTCCAATTGGAAATCAATCAGTATTATTAGCTGGTGTTAATGATAGTGTTCACATTATGAGAAAATTAGTTAATGATTTAGTTAAAATTCGTGTTCGTCCATATTACATTTACCAATGTGATTTAAGTAATGGATTAGAGCATTTCAGAACACCTGTATCAAAAGGTATTGAAATTATTGAAGGATTAAGAGGACATACATCAGGATTATGTGTTCCAACATTCGTTGTTGATGCTCCTGGTGGTGGAGGTAAAATTCCAGTTATGCCACAATACATTATTTCACAAGCTCCTGGTAAAGTTGTATTAAGAAACTATGAAGGTGTTATTACAACTTATTATGAACCAACAAATTATGAGCCAACTCCAATTTCAGGAGAAGTTAAAACTCATAAAGTTGGGGTTGCTGGTTTATTAAATGGTGAAGAAGCAACTATTGAACCAGTAGGACTTGAAAGAAATGAAAGACACGATCACTAA
- a CDS encoding hypothetical protein (product_source=Hypo-rule applied; smart=SM00382; superfamily=52540) yields MKDTITNFISELRSFDSIAIIGLSKNAGKTTTLNSVLKLLNYENVMLTSIGYDGEETDLVFGTGKPTIFVKKGTLLATAKKCVLSSDIRFEILETTGFNTPLGEIIIVKCLEDGLIELAGPSYNSQLKEVIRLLKELGNGLVLVDGALNRKTFSDPSVCDRTILCSGMTLSDDINEVAKQTLYSLQLLSLKRIDKIDCELVVENFNDAITIVNKDNSIKNIEALTAINQEVIIAKNLDKDSKYLLINGPLTDKLALQLIKTRSQIDALCVVVKNGTSVFVKEETFNQLKKANIDIRVIDEINVCAISMNPNSLYRQFDSKEVVAKVASQTDKLVYDFVGGN; encoded by the coding sequence ATGAAAGACACGATCACTAATTTTATTAGTGAATTAAGAAGTTTTGATTCAATAGCTATAATTGGACTGAGTAAAAATGCTGGGAAAACGACAACGCTTAACTCAGTCCTTAAGCTACTTAATTACGAAAATGTGATGTTAACATCAATTGGTTATGATGGTGAAGAAACGGATTTAGTTTTCGGGACTGGAAAGCCAACAATTTTTGTTAAAAAAGGCACTTTACTTGCAACTGCAAAAAAATGTGTTTTAAGTAGTGATATTCGTTTTGAAATATTAGAAACAACAGGATTTAATACACCTTTGGGTGAAATTATTATCGTTAAATGTTTAGAAGATGGTTTAATTGAATTGGCTGGTCCATCTTATAATTCGCAATTAAAAGAGGTAATAAGACTTCTTAAAGAATTAGGAAATGGATTGGTTTTAGTTGATGGAGCATTGAATAGAAAAACTTTTAGTGATCCAAGTGTTTGTGATCGTACAATTCTTTGTAGTGGAATGACTTTAAGTGATGACATTAATGAAGTAGCTAAGCAAACATTGTATTCACTACAGTTACTATCATTGAAAAGAATTGATAAAATTGATTGTGAATTAGTTGTTGAAAACTTTAATGATGCAATTACAATTGTTAATAAGGATAATTCAATTAAAAACATTGAAGCATTAACAGCGATTAATCAAGAAGTTATAATTGCAAAAAACTTAGATAAAGATAGCAAATACTTATTGATTAATGGACCACTTACTGATAAACTAGCATTGCAGTTGATTAAAACAAGAAGTCAAATTGATGCATTGTGTGTTGTTGTAAAGAATGGTACAAGTGTATTTGTTAAAGAAGAAACATTTAATCAGTTGAAGAAAGCTAATATTGATATAAGAGTTATTGATGAAATAAATGTTTGTGCAATTTCAATGAATCCAAATAGTTTATATAGACAATTTGATTCAAAAGAAGTGGTTGCTAAAGTAGCAAGCCAAACTGATAAATTAGTATATGATTTTGTAGGGGGTAACTAG